The genomic stretch gttAAGTTTTATCCAAcgagtcattcattgtctcaacatttgattgttttgccataaatttgagttattattttgcttcctcactatttttaggatccaatgacaccggcaagaatgatattaaaaaaaatagaagaaattattaattttttacatgtatttaatatccaatgattatctatatttactgagaaagtgtcaattttaagattatttacatacaatccaaataacttaaatactTAACATGATTAGTGTCCGCGTATCCGTGCGGGTACTTATACCAGTTTGTTTTAAGAGGAATGTTACTTTTCTATATTTAGAAAGCTCGATCATAGACTTTCATTTCCGAAAATCAGCAAATAGTTCACCAAAATCTCTCAGCAACATAAGGAAAAAGTTAAAGCATATGCCACCTCCACCAAGTAGAACTAGAATATCCCCATATAGGGACACAATATCAATTTCTCACCAAGTATATTTCTTAAGTCGTTACTGTCCTGGTGTTTCAATAGTGTTTGtaagaataaaaaatattttgGTGGACAAAATATTCTGTGTACATGCAAAATTCGGGAAAGGATCTCGCACCCTAAAGGGTGTGTTAGGGATAATCTACCCTAATGTAAATATTAATGACTAATTTTACAGTTCGAACTCGTAACCTATAGTTATACTGAGATAATTTTACTGTTTCAATAATGTTTGTGAATGAAAGGTATATATCTTGTATTCAGACGTTGGAATACTCATGTGAAATTGAATTGTTTTGAGTGACATTGAAGAAAGACTGAGAATTATAAAGTAATGCCTATTCATCACGTTCAGTAAAGTAAAAGCAATAATGAGAGGAAGGGTAGAAGTAGGAAATAATCTGAAGTGGATTAATTAAAGCTCGAAGAATTACTTTAGAAAAATTCATGAGTAAACTGAAGAGTGGCTACTACTAGTAAATCAGTAATATAACAATGGACCTGTGGTCATCTTGAGTTAATTGGTTTAAATTTTTACATAGCTTTTAGCTGTCTCATAGTTTTTTAGGTGTGTTTTGTTAATTAAACTGTAAACTTTAAAACTTTATACCTGATGGGAGTGGTGTAGTGCAGGCTATTTTTGGAGAACATTATTTCTGATATTTTGCTCTATTCCTTTCTTTAACATATTTACTTTGTTGGTCCACTTCTCCTTTATATGTCGTTTGTTGCTTAAAGAAAGAAACAATACATACTTCTATGAACCTCGATGCTAATTCATAGGCACAACTGTATTATTTGTTGGACCATGCGCCGCGGAAGCAAGCATACAAATCAGGCATCAAAACATGTAAACTAGACAACGCAATAATAACGAGATTAGAAGCACTAACCTTTTGAAATAGTTGCACAAACCTTCCAAGCAGCAAGAATCCAGGGCTGCAGTCTTCTGCTATTTGCCTAGTAAAAACCTTGGACGATGTTGTTATTGTGTGGGCAAGAACAATACAACTTAAAGGTCAGTAATTAGGTAAAACTAGTCTTCCTTTAATAGACCCGAAATTAAGCCACAATAGGGCTCAAAAACGTGTAGGAATCCTACTCTAACTCAAAAGGATAACTTTTCTCCCAAACTACTTTTTACCCAAGTCTGTCCAGGTTTTTACTAGGTATAGCAGGGACCACAGAAATAATAAGAGGCTACTAATTATAGTATTAATTCGAAGTTAGCATGAATTAATTCTTACTATAATTAATTGCAATTTATTCCACTAAAAAACTGCAATTGAACTCCTCAATATGAATTTCGAAAATTCATTAACACTTATTTTAACTCCACATGTTTTTCAAATaccagttaattaaattaaatcactGAAAATTTAATTCAATTAACTAATAAAATCCTTTATAATTCCGCTTAAACTATTTCATgtgacggatacaaaatccactggccgggttttcacatgaaaacttataagcttacatAAAAGGTTATCATCAAACCCAAAACCGAGTCatggattctatcaactaattattattcaCAAATGTTATTCGTTATTGTTCAATCTATTAGGCATATACTAACTCTAAATAGAGTCgtaccttttgataaatcaaaacaataatcaaattacattgatcataataattatatcaagattaggagtataagctcatttaatgaattagagaaaatattttatatattcagTACAGAAACATCTTTTCTCTACTTGGTCCCTTCAATATACACTGagtatactagcacaagaagttggagtaAAGCTACTCCCATAATCAAGACAAATTATAcgataatcttgtgctacaatcatcaagATATTTTGTCCAACAATATCTTTGATTGTGAACATAGTTTATTAATTACGAGAACCAACAATTTAATCTTTTGTGCATGAGCTAAGACTCCATATACTAAATTGTCTACTACATAACTAAAAGGACATACATGTAacaaatgatctatttaaaatagtactttattgaattgaataagttaaataaataattgttccataaagaataaaatataatactatgtctaaaccgcatggttaatagtatatcccaacaatctcccacttagactcataaccatAGTCTACTACTCTAACACACATTCCTTCTACATGCTTGTCAAAAATCTTCTGTGTCAAGCTCTTTGTAAACGGGTCTGCCAAATTGTCCTCTGGCGCAATCTTCAACACTCTTGCATCACCTCTCTGAGTTATATCCCGAATTAAGTGATATTTACGCTCAATATGCTTACTCCTTTTATGGCTTCTTGGTTCCTTCGAGTTTGTAACTGCACCACTATTGTCACAATAAAGTACAATTGGTGCTTGAACCGAAGGGACCGCATTAAGCTCTTTCAGAAAGTTCCTGAGCCAAACAACCTCTTTAGCTGCCTCAGATGCAGCCACATATTCGGCTTCCATGGTGGAATCAGCAACACATGATTGCTTGATGCTCCTCCAACTTATGGCTCCACCTCCTAAGGTAAAAACATATCCTGAGGTAGATTTTCTAGAGTCTCTATCTGACTGGAAAtctgaatcagtatatccaatgGGTGCAAGATCACCTGAGTGATACACCAACATATAATCCCTAGTACTCTTCAAGTACTTGATTATATGATTAACAACAGTCCAGTGTTCTCGACCAGGGTTAGACTGAAATCTACTAACCATGCCAACAACAAAGtagatatcaggtctagtacatagcATAGCATACATAAGACTCCCTACAGCAGAAGCATAAGGGATCGCCTTCATATTTTCTATCTCATCAGTCGTTTTTGGGGACTGATCTTTTGACAGAGAGATTCCATGTCTAAAGGGGAGAAACCCTTTCTTGGAATCTTGTATGTTAAACTTGGTGAGAATAGTATCAATATAAAGTGCTTGGGACAAGCCTAATATCCTTTGCTTGCGATCTCGCAAAAGCTTGATCCCAAGGATATGTTATGCAtatcccaagtctttcatatcgaAACGTGAGGATAACCATTCCTTTACTGAATTCAACATGCTCACATTATTTCCTATGAGCAAAATATCATCTACGTACAAAACCAAAAATGTAACTTTATCTCCATTCCACTTCTTATAGACACAAGACCCATTTTCACATTGATCAAAACCGAAAGTCTTAATCGATGCGTCAAAACAAGTGTCCCATGCCCTAGAAGCTTGTTTCAATCCATAAATGGATTTCTTTAATTTACACAATATGTGTTCATTGCCACTTTTTATGAAACCAACTGGTTGTACCATATAGATGCACTCATCAAGACTTCCATTTAGAAAAGcggtcttgacatccatttgccaGATCTCATAATCGTAATGAGCAGCAATGGATAAGAGAAGCCTAATGAATTTAAGCATGACTACCGGCGGAAAAGTTTCCTCATAATCGATCCCTTCTTTTGAGTAAACCCTTTTGCAACAAGCCTAACTTTAAAAGTTTGCACTTTTCCATCCactcctctctttttcttatagatCCATCTACAGCCTATGGGTTTGACTCCAGTAGGTGGTTCTACAAGATCCCAGACTTGATTGGAGTACATGGACTCCATTTCAGATTTCATAGCATCAACCTATTTATCAACATTTGCATCATGTAGTGCTTTGTCGTAATTATAGGTTTTGTATTAGGCTCTTCAGGGATTCTATCATAAGATTCTCCCAAGAGCACAAATCGGAGAGGGTTTTTAATAATTCTCCCACTACGACTAGTCACTACAGGTAGATGCTGATTTTGTTGTTGAATCACATCATCATTTTCTGGAACTGAAGCCTCAATGTTATCCTCCACACCTTGCGGTGC from Nicotiana sylvestris chromosome 12, ASM39365v2, whole genome shotgun sequence encodes the following:
- the LOC138883997 gene encoding secreted RxLR effector protein 161-like, with amino-acid sequence MKAIPYASAVGSLMYAMLCTRPDIYFVVGMVSRFQSNPGREHWTVVNHIIKYLKSTRDYMLVYHSGDLAPIGYTDSDFQSDRDSRKSTSGYVFTLGGGAISWRSIKQSCVADSTMEAEYVAASEAAKEVVWLRNFLKELNAVPSVQAPIVLYCDNSGAVTNSKEPRSHKRSKHIERKYHLIRDITQRGDARVLKIAPEDNLADPFTKSLTQKIFDKHVEGMCVRVVDYGYESKWEIVGIYY